The Tenacibaculum jejuense genome includes a window with the following:
- a CDS encoding murein hydrolase activator EnvC family protein, with protein MKKLFYISILSFLCITFPSHAQGRKELEKRRKKINKDIKKINSLLFETKKEKTNALDDLKDLSQKITVREQLIETIRLETEELNKEIKQNEKKIAVNNTELKTLKADYADMVFKSYKSKSQQSKTMFLLSSEDFLQAYKRIKYIEQYKSFRKKQAQKIIFKTKEIERLNDSLTKKKNQKKVLINTETNQKNRIESEKEEQEELVSKIKNQESKYKRQLNKKIKEEKAVAKRIDRIIRAAIAKANRGKKGKAKKGELLLTKAEKTLKANFEQNKGKLPWPINGVVTRKFGKQPHPTFKSITINGTGLHIRGKQGDDAKSVFNGKVLSITKTDKGTKSVMIQHGDYITTYSNLRTVFVKNDQKVTTGTPIGKVFTNRVTGKTELLFVLSKNTQKLDPARWIK; from the coding sequence GTGAAAAAGCTTTTTTACATATCTATTTTAAGTTTTTTATGCATTACTTTTCCATCTCATGCGCAAGGGAGAAAAGAGCTTGAAAAACGCCGTAAAAAGATAAACAAGGACATAAAAAAGATCAATTCATTACTCTTTGAAACCAAAAAAGAAAAAACAAACGCTTTAGACGACTTAAAAGATTTAAGTCAGAAAATTACTGTTCGTGAACAACTTATTGAAACTATTCGATTAGAAACAGAAGAATTGAATAAAGAAATTAAACAAAACGAAAAGAAAATAGCCGTAAACAATACTGAACTTAAAACTTTAAAAGCCGATTATGCTGATATGGTTTTTAAATCATACAAGAGTAAATCGCAGCAAAGTAAAACCATGTTTTTGCTTTCTTCAGAAGATTTTTTACAAGCTTACAAAAGAATAAAATACATTGAGCAATACAAGAGTTTTAGGAAAAAACAAGCTCAAAAAATTATATTTAAAACTAAAGAAATAGAACGCTTAAATGATTCTTTAACTAAAAAAAAGAATCAGAAAAAAGTTTTAATTAATACAGAAACTAACCAGAAAAACAGAATAGAGAGCGAAAAGGAAGAGCAAGAAGAGTTAGTTAGTAAGATTAAAAATCAAGAAAGTAAATACAAGCGACAGCTAAATAAAAAAATCAAAGAAGAGAAAGCCGTTGCTAAAAGAATAGATCGAATAATTAGGGCAGCCATAGCAAAGGCAAATAGAGGAAAAAAAGGAAAAGCAAAAAAAGGAGAGCTTTTATTAACTAAAGCTGAAAAAACTTTAAAAGCAAATTTCGAGCAAAACAAAGGAAAACTCCCTTGGCCAATTAATGGTGTTGTTACTAGAAAATTTGGAAAACAACCCCATCCTACTTTTAAATCTATCACTATTAATGGTACTGGTTTACATATTAGAGGTAAACAAGGAGACGATGCTAAAAGTGTTTTTAATGGTAAAGTTTTAAGTATTACTAAAACCGATAAAGGGACAAAAAGTGTCATGATACAACATGGTGATTACATTACAACGTATTCTAATCTTAGAACAGTTTTTGTAAAAAACGACCAAAAAGTCACTACAGGAACTCCAATTGGTAAAGTATTTACCAATAGAGTTACAGGGAAAACAGAGTTACTCTTTGTACTATCTAAAAACACCCAAAAACTAGATCCTGCAAGGTGGATCAAATAA
- a CDS encoding adenylate kinase family protein encodes MKILIITGPPYSGKGTQCEILKNLLNYKHISTGDRCRLEKEQGTEIGKELSKYEKKGDLVPDQIMKTLFSQILDENRSEEGIILDGYPRTIPQMDDLLALVSEKGLSIEKVIDIEVPKEELLLRAKKRAETSNREDDKDPETHLKRIRIFEETTKPAIAYMKTKLEVATFDGMGSIEEITARIKASI; translated from the coding sequence ATGAAAATTTTAATCATCACAGGACCACCATATTCTGGAAAAGGAACACAGTGTGAAATTTTAAAGAATCTTTTAAACTACAAACACATTTCTACAGGTGATCGTTGTAGATTGGAAAAAGAACAAGGAACCGAAATCGGTAAAGAATTATCCAAGTATGAAAAGAAAGGAGATTTAGTTCCAGACCAAATCATGAAAACATTATTCAGTCAAATTTTAGATGAAAATCGATCTGAAGAAGGAATTATCTTAGACGGTTACCCAAGAACAATTCCACAAATGGATGATCTGTTAGCTTTAGTTTCAGAAAAAGGATTAAGCATTGAAAAGGTAATTGATATTGAAGTTCCGAAAGAAGAATTACTACTTCGAGCTAAGAAACGAGCAGAAACTTCAAATCGAGAAGACGATAAAGATCCAGAAACGCATTTAAAACGAATTCGAATTTTTGAAGAAACCACAAAGCCAGCGATCGCTTACATGAAAACAAAGTTAGAAGTAGCAACTTTTGACGGAATGGGTTCAATAGAAGAAATTACAGCACGAATTAAAGCAAGTATATAA
- a CDS encoding DUF4292 domain-containing protein yields MKKVYLILTTLIIATLSSCKSTKETTSTATLKNLSARRVVKKHLASNFEGNTIDAKLKVRYKDKKEDIGFSVKMKIKKDEVIWLKGTKIITVFKAKITPEKVSFYSPYKKNYFEGDFSMLKELLGFDVNFEQLQNMLLGQAVLDITENKQKVDIVNRSYQLYPKKQPLLFDIFYQIHPDHYKLKKQYLVNQLKEQRLDIDYADYIKKDNLLFPKRTIITAKEKNKFTNINIEVRSINFNTNLEMPFRIPSGYKEIKL; encoded by the coding sequence ATGAAAAAAGTATACTTAATACTTACTACATTAATTATTGCAACTTTAAGTTCTTGTAAATCTACCAAAGAAACGACAAGCACTGCTACGTTAAAAAACTTATCGGCAAGAAGAGTAGTTAAAAAGCATTTAGCTTCAAATTTTGAAGGAAATACTATCGACGCAAAATTAAAGGTTAGATACAAGGATAAAAAAGAAGACATTGGTTTTTCAGTAAAAATGAAAATCAAAAAAGATGAAGTTATTTGGTTAAAGGGAACTAAAATTATTACTGTTTTTAAAGCTAAAATAACTCCAGAAAAAGTAAGTTTTTATTCGCCATACAAGAAAAATTATTTTGAAGGTGATTTTAGTATGCTAAAAGAACTTTTAGGTTTTGATGTTAATTTCGAACAACTTCAAAATATGTTACTAGGTCAAGCCGTTCTAGATATAACTGAGAATAAACAAAAGGTTGATATTGTGAATCGCTCTTATCAACTTTACCCTAAAAAACAACCTTTGTTATTTGATATTTTTTATCAAATACACCCCGATCACTATAAATTAAAAAAACAATATTTAGTTAATCAATTAAAAGAACAGCGATTAGATATTGATTATGCTGATTATATTAAAAAAGATAATTTATTATTTCCTAAAAGAACTATTATTACAGCTAAAGAGAAGAATAAATTTACCAACATTAATATAGAAGTTAGGTCTATTAACTTCAATACTAATTTAGAAATGCCATTCAGAATACCTTCTGGATATAAAGAAATCAAATTATAG
- a CDS encoding tetratricopeptide repeat protein, protein MLEILFCFLFFISQAEAQDNVVLQDSIPENKLLDFEKLFFDAITSKAINNHQKAIEQLEECNTIIPNEKAVLFELSKNYFLLKKIPEAVAYANQALKDDPENIWIQEHLVKVHRKSGEFEKAIEIQEKIGTKFPKKKRELPFLYLMNNERSKAKKILNELADAKLLNGRLRRLKSQLEKRSTRKTTVTVSNKNQGLRTKFNKDKSFKNLTDLLEKLQKENNKELLSYSEQGLALFPAQPLVYLMNGIALNNTKQYKKAIETLKNGIDFVIDDRKMEKKFYVELLKAYKGTGDTKNINKYQKKIK, encoded by the coding sequence ATGCTTGAAATACTATTCTGTTTTCTGTTTTTCATTTCTCAAGCAGAAGCACAAGACAATGTAGTGCTTCAAGACTCTATTCCAGAAAATAAATTATTAGATTTTGAAAAGTTATTTTTCGACGCTATTACATCTAAAGCGATAAATAATCATCAAAAAGCAATTGAACAACTAGAAGAGTGTAATACAATTATTCCTAATGAAAAAGCTGTATTATTTGAACTTTCAAAAAACTATTTTCTATTAAAGAAAATTCCTGAAGCTGTAGCATATGCTAATCAGGCTTTAAAAGATGATCCAGAAAATATTTGGATTCAAGAGCATTTAGTAAAAGTACATCGAAAATCTGGGGAGTTTGAAAAGGCTATTGAAATTCAAGAAAAAATAGGAACAAAATTTCCAAAGAAAAAAAGAGAATTACCTTTTCTTTATTTAATGAATAACGAAAGATCAAAAGCTAAAAAGATTTTGAATGAACTTGCAGATGCTAAACTTTTAAATGGTCGCTTACGTAGATTAAAAAGTCAATTAGAAAAAAGAAGTACAAGAAAAACTACAGTAACTGTTTCTAATAAAAATCAAGGGCTACGAACTAAGTTCAACAAAGATAAAAGCTTTAAAAATCTAACCGATTTATTAGAAAAGCTGCAAAAAGAAAACAATAAAGAATTACTATCGTATAGTGAGCAAGGATTAGCATTATTTCCTGCCCAACCTTTAGTATATCTTATGAATGGTATTGCGTTAAATAATACTAAACAATACAAAAAAGCTATAGAAACACTTAAAAATGGTATTGATTTTGTTATTGATGACAGAAAAATGGAAAAAAAGTTCTATGTAGAGTTATTAAAAGCTTATAAAGGAACTGGAGATACCAAAAACATTAACAAATACCAGAAAAAAATTAAGTAA
- a CDS encoding HU domain-containing protein, which produces MRSYIKELLYRYDCVIVPNFGGFVTNTTTTQLVDGVFYPPTKKISFNAQLQQNDGLLANEVASILNISFEEAVAKISEAVTEWKTALKVGALEINEVGTLVLNEEDQLVFKPESTTNFLTSSFGFSSVSYPVIEKEEKVIPLPTVTSFDEEQITEEEQTTKKSFRITKYAAAAAILLAGAAAIQQFTNKNNRTNLVAEQNLVEEKIQKATFVIDDKLPTINLDITKENKETVFIIAGAFQLEKNAKKKIVELKQKGYSDAKIIGKNQWGLTQVSVASYPSKEVAKQAIETIREKASKDAWILIK; this is translated from the coding sequence ATGAGAAGCTACATAAAGGAATTATTATATCGTTACGATTGTGTGATCGTTCCGAACTTTGGAGGATTTGTTACAAATACAACTACAACTCAGTTAGTTGATGGTGTTTTTTATCCGCCTACAAAGAAGATTTCTTTTAATGCTCAGTTGCAACAAAACGATGGTTTGTTAGCAAATGAAGTAGCTTCGATTTTAAATATTTCATTTGAAGAAGCTGTAGCTAAAATTTCTGAAGCTGTTACTGAATGGAAAACAGCTTTAAAAGTTGGAGCTTTAGAAATTAATGAAGTAGGTACTTTAGTTTTAAATGAAGAAGATCAATTAGTTTTTAAACCAGAAAGTACTACAAACTTCCTTACGAGTTCTTTTGGTTTCTCATCTGTAAGTTATCCTGTAATTGAAAAAGAGGAAAAGGTAATACCTTTACCAACGGTAACTTCTTTTGACGAGGAGCAAATAACAGAAGAAGAACAAACTACAAAAAAGTCATTTAGAATTACTAAATACGCAGCAGCGGCTGCAATACTTTTAGCTGGTGCGGCTGCGATTCAGCAATTTACGAATAAGAATAATCGCACTAATTTAGTAGCAGAACAAAATTTAGTTGAAGAGAAAATTCAGAAGGCTACTTTTGTTATCGATGATAAATTGCCAACAATAAATTTAGATATCACAAAAGAGAATAAAGAAACTGTTTTTATTATCGCAGGAGCTTTTCAGTTAGAAAAGAATGCAAAAAAGAAAATAGTGGAATTAAAGCAAAAAGGATATAGTGATGCTAAAATTATTGGGAAAAACCAATGGGGACTTACTCAGGTTTCTGTAGCAAGTTATCCTTCTAAAGAAGTTGCGAAACAAGCAATTGAAACAATTCGTGAAAAAGCGTCTAAAGATGCTTGGATTCTTATAAAGTAA
- a CDS encoding energy transducer TonB: MKNYKITIPEPCHENWQKMTPNEKGRFCASCSKTVVDFTTKTTKEIQTYLTENKGKRVCGHFYRKQLDSIVIQLPDTVFNTNLSFQKLFFLALLIAMGTTLFSCKTEQKTQKIEKVMLIDSITQVEKTIDSLTVFNPKDSKMKTSCETKSITSEEVPVVGGLPKPEEIEIVEDGEVIVEIMGDIAEEEVLATGGVPIVENYVERIDEVSKLLENLKEEDEIESVEGNFITEEKKVQEFYSFRFVEKQPRFKGVVKRANETWEKNFERKMNEFVTKNFDFSTTENLDLSKGKKRMYAQITIDSSGNVTNIETRAPHLTLKEELKKLFEKLPRFIPGKHNGKNVSVRYTIPITFMVE, encoded by the coding sequence ATGAAAAACTACAAGATTACTATTCCAGAACCTTGCCATGAAAACTGGCAAAAAATGACTCCAAATGAAAAAGGAAGATTTTGTGCTTCTTGCTCTAAAACTGTAGTTGATTTTACTACAAAAACAACAAAAGAAATTCAAACATATCTTACAGAAAATAAAGGAAAAAGAGTTTGTGGTCATTTCTACAGAAAGCAATTAGATTCCATAGTAATTCAACTGCCAGATACTGTTTTTAATACGAATTTATCTTTTCAAAAACTATTTTTTCTAGCTTTACTTATTGCGATGGGAACTACATTATTTAGTTGTAAAACAGAACAAAAAACTCAAAAAATAGAAAAAGTGATGTTGATAGATAGCATTACTCAAGTTGAAAAAACAATAGATTCTTTAACAGTTTTCAATCCGAAAGATTCTAAGATGAAAACTTCTTGTGAAACGAAATCCATTACTAGTGAAGAAGTACCTGTTGTTGGAGGTTTACCTAAACCTGAAGAAATAGAAATTGTAGAAGATGGAGAAGTAATTGTTGAGATAATGGGAGACATAGCTGAAGAAGAAGTTTTGGCTACAGGAGGTGTACCTATTGTAGAAAATTATGTTGAAAGAATAGACGAAGTTTCCAAGTTACTTGAAAATTTAAAAGAAGAAGATGAAATTGAGTCTGTGGAGGGAAACTTTATAACTGAAGAAAAGAAGGTTCAAGAATTTTACTCTTTTCGTTTTGTAGAAAAACAACCAAGATTTAAAGGAGTTGTTAAAAGAGCAAATGAAACATGGGAAAAGAATTTTGAACGAAAGATGAATGAATTCGTGACAAAAAACTTTGATTTTTCAACTACTGAAAACTTAGATTTATCGAAAGGAAAAAAGAGAATGTATGCTCAAATTACAATTGATAGTTCAGGTAATGTAACTAATATTGAAACTAGAGCACCGCATCTTACACTAAAAGAAGAACTCAAAAAACTGTTTGAAAAACTACCGCGATTTATTCCAGGAAAACACAATGGAAAAAATGTAAGTGTTCGCTATACAATTCCAATAACTTTTATGGTCGAGTAA
- the dprA gene encoding DNA-processing protein DprA — protein MLEKELLAVLRLQSTPKVGDILSKKLIRTLGSASQIFKEKKSALLKIDGIGEYIVQHLLNEKTHLLAAKELEYILKQNISYSYCFDADYPKNLQNCTDAPLLFFYDGRLNWKTDRIISIVGTRNMTNYGREFCRNFIEDIAKYNPLIVSGLAYGVDICAHQAAIDCDLQNIAVLAHGLNEIYPKKHKQFLPKIMNNGGIISEFWHNEQPMRENFLKRNRIVAGMSKATIIIESAERGGALVTADIANSYHRDVFAVPGKVTDYYSKGCNNLIKSNQAHLLSSAEDLVKMLNWDVQEKPIVKQTELFVNLNELEQKVYDYLLKNGKQLLDVIALDCEIPVYKLSSLLLQMELRGIIKPLPGKMFEI, from the coding sequence ATGCTAGAAAAAGAACTATTGGCTGTATTGCGTTTACAGTCAACACCAAAAGTTGGTGATATTTTATCAAAAAAATTGATACGCACGCTGGGATCTGCATCGCAAATTTTTAAAGAAAAAAAATCTGCTTTACTTAAAATCGATGGAATAGGAGAGTACATTGTTCAACATCTTCTCAACGAAAAAACACATCTATTGGCCGCCAAAGAACTTGAATATATTCTAAAACAGAATATTTCTTATTCGTATTGTTTCGATGCTGATTATCCTAAAAATCTTCAAAATTGTACAGATGCTCCATTACTATTTTTTTATGACGGAAGATTAAACTGGAAAACTGATCGTATTATTTCTATTGTTGGTACTCGAAATATGACAAACTACGGAAGAGAGTTTTGTAGAAATTTCATCGAAGATATTGCTAAGTATAATCCTTTGATTGTAAGCGGACTTGCTTATGGTGTAGATATTTGCGCACATCAGGCAGCCATTGATTGTGATTTACAAAACATTGCTGTTTTGGCTCACGGACTTAATGAGATTTATCCGAAAAAACACAAACAGTTTTTACCGAAAATCATGAATAATGGTGGAATTATTTCTGAGTTTTGGCATAACGAACAACCCATGCGTGAAAATTTTTTAAAACGGAATAGGATAGTAGCTGGAATGTCTAAAGCAACAATTATTATAGAATCTGCTGAACGGGGAGGAGCTTTAGTTACCGCAGATATTGCTAATTCCTATCATCGTGATGTTTTTGCAGTTCCAGGAAAAGTAACAGATTATTATAGTAAAGGTTGTAACAATTTAATAAAATCGAATCAAGCACATTTGTTAAGTTCCGCTGAAGATTTAGTAAAAATGCTGAATTGGGATGTACAAGAAAAACCTATTGTTAAACAGACAGAATTATTCGTTAACTTAAATGAATTAGAGCAAAAAGTATATGACTATTTATTAAAAAACGGTAAACAACTCTTAGATGTTATTGCATTAGACTGTGAAATTCCGGTATATAAACTATCATCATTATTACTTCAAATGGAATTAAGAGGAATTATAAAACCTTTACCAGGAAAGATGTTTGAAATATAA
- a CDS encoding acyl-CoA thioesterase — MEAKTPQQSRTVLTDLVLPGETNYLDNLFGGELLARMDRACSIAARRHSRRIVVTASVNHVAFTKSVPVGSVVTLEAKVSRAFTSSMEVFVDVWIEDRQSGEKTKVNEGIYTFVAVDETGKPVPIPKIKPETELEQQRFDGALRRKQLSLILAGKMQPKEATELKALFD, encoded by the coding sequence ATGGAGGCTAAAACACCACAACAATCAAGAACAGTACTTACAGATTTAGTATTACCAGGAGAAACAAATTATTTAGATAATCTTTTCGGAGGAGAACTATTAGCTCGTATGGATAGAGCGTGTAGTATTGCTGCTCGTCGTCATTCTAGAAGAATTGTTGTAACAGCTTCTGTAAATCACGTAGCATTTACTAAGTCCGTTCCAGTAGGAAGTGTAGTTACTTTAGAAGCGAAGGTTTCTAGAGCTTTTACATCGTCTATGGAGGTTTTTGTTGATGTTTGGATAGAAGACCGTCAATCTGGTGAAAAAACGAAAGTAAATGAAGGGATTTATACGTTTGTAGCCGTAGATGAAACAGGTAAACCTGTACCAATTCCTAAAATTAAACCAGAAACGGAATTAGAACAACAGCGTTTTGATGGAGCTTTACGTAGAAAGCAATTAAGTTTAATTTTAGCAGGAAAAATGCAACCAAAGGAAGCTACAGAACTTAAAGCTTTGTTTGATTAG
- a CDS encoding AI-2E family transporter translates to MNKASNFIIVTTAIIAVLVIGKGILIPFIFAVIFWFFTREIRKLIYKIPFAEKFIPKWISNILVFSIIILAFGFISEIVTNSVTDVTESYTKYEPNIERIITDLGNYLNVDILTSIKSVIGDFNYGSVLGDIANGVSGLLGDTFMIIIYALFLFLEERSFVKKLYMILSRGDNYSNIQSMLDKIEDSISNYLRLKTYVSLLTGVLSYFVLLFVGVDSAPFWAFLIFLLNYIPTVGSLVGTLFPAIFSLLQFGEFTPFIIIALAVGAIQVVVGNVIEPRLFGKSLNLSPLVTILALSVWGKIWGITGMVLSVPITVIMIIVFSQFEKTRSIAIMLSENGEIDKITKSNQTKL, encoded by the coding sequence ATGAATAAAGCATCTAATTTTATTATAGTTACCACAGCAATAATTGCTGTTTTAGTGATTGGAAAAGGAATTTTAATTCCCTTTATTTTTGCTGTTATTTTCTGGTTCTTTACCAGAGAAATCAGAAAACTTATATATAAAATCCCTTTTGCTGAAAAATTTATTCCAAAATGGATTAGCAACATTTTGGTGTTTTCTATAATTATTTTAGCCTTTGGTTTTATTTCAGAAATTGTAACCAACAGTGTAACAGATGTTACAGAATCGTACACAAAATACGAACCTAATATCGAGCGAATTATCACAGATTTAGGTAATTATTTAAATGTGGATATTTTAACATCTATAAAATCGGTTATTGGTGATTTTAATTATGGTTCTGTTTTAGGTGATATTGCAAATGGTGTAAGTGGTTTATTAGGTGATACGTTTATGATTATCATTTATGCTTTATTCTTGTTCCTTGAAGAACGTAGTTTTGTAAAAAAGCTATATATGATACTAAGTAGAGGCGATAATTATAGTAACATACAATCGATGTTAGATAAAATTGAAGATTCTATTTCTAATTATTTACGTTTAAAAACCTATGTAAGCCTTTTAACAGGTGTTTTAAGCTACTTTGTTTTACTTTTTGTTGGTGTAGATAGTGCGCCTTTTTGGGCCTTTCTAATCTTCTTATTAAACTACATTCCAACTGTAGGTTCATTAGTAGGAACACTCTTCCCTGCTATTTTTAGCTTATTACAATTTGGCGAGTTTACTCCGTTTATAATTATAGCCTTAGCTGTTGGAGCTATTCAAGTTGTTGTAGGAAATGTAATTGAACCTCGTTTATTTGGTAAATCTTTAAATTTAAGTCCGTTAGTAACTATTTTAGCCTTATCTGTTTGGGGAAAAATATGGGGAATTACAGGAATGGTATTATCAGTTCCTATTACTGTAATTATGATTATCGTATTCTCTCAGTTTGAAAAAACAAGATCTATAGCAATTATGCTCTCAGAAAATGGTGAAATAGATAAGATTACGAAATCTAATCAAACAAAGCTTTAA